The genomic segment TCGCGGGGCTCGGCGTGGCCGGCTGCGACACCGGCGGCGGCTCGCGCGACGCGGGCGGCGGTGACGCCGATCTCCCGGCCGGCGGCGACGCCGACGGTGACACCATCTCCGACGAGGACGAGCTGCGGGACGACCGCCTCGACACCGACGGCGACGGCATCGAGGACTGGCTCGACACGGACTCCGACGGCGACGGGCTGCTCGACATCGA from the Sandaracinaceae bacterium genome contains:
- a CDS encoding VWA domain-containing protein, translated to MTSSRFLPWVLCLALAGLGVAGCDTGGGSRDAGGGDADLPAGGDADGDTISDEDELRDDRLDTDGDGIEDWLDTDSDGDGLLDIDEAGDARLDTPPIDSDLDGAPDYRDTDSDNNGYT